Proteins found in one Sorghum bicolor cultivar BTx623 chromosome 1, Sorghum_bicolor_NCBIv3, whole genome shotgun sequence genomic segment:
- the LOC8086198 gene encoding peroxidase 35, which translates to MGAGIRILAAFLAVLAAAAAGGVTAQLRQDYYAAVCPDLESIVRDAVSKKVQAQPVAVGATIRLFFHDCFVEGCDASVILVSTGNNTAEKDHPSNLSLAGDGFDTVIQAKAAVDAVPACTNQVSCADILALATRDVIALAGGPSYAVELGRLDGLVSMSTNVDGKLPPPSFNLDQLTSMFAVNNLSQADMIALSAAHTVGFGHCSTFADRIQPQKEDPTMNATYAVDLQAACPTGVDPNIALQLDPVTPQAFDNQYFVNLVNGRGLLTSDQVLYSDARSQPTVVAWAQNATDFELAFVDAITRLGRVGVKTDPSQGNIRRDCAFLN; encoded by the exons ATGGGCGCCGGGATCAGGATCCTGGCGGCGTTCTTGGCGGTgctcgcggccgcggccgccggcgGTGTGACGGCGCAGCTGCGGCAGGACTACTACGCGGCGGTGTGCCCGGACCTGGAGAGCATCGTGCGCGACGCGGTGTCCAAGAAGGTGCAGGCGCAGCCCGTCGCCGTCGGCGCCACCATCCGCCTCTTCTTCCACGATTGCTTCGTCGAG GGCTGCGACGCGTCTGTGATCCTGGTGTCGACGGGGAACAACACGGCGGAGAAGGACCACCCGAGCAACCTCTCCCTGGCCGGCGACGGCTTCGACACCGTCATCCAGGCCAAGGCGGCCGTCGACGCCGTGCCGGCGTGCACCAACCAGGTGTCGTGCGCCGACATCCTGGCCCTGGCCACCCGGGACGTCATTGCCCTG GCTGGCGGGCCGTCGTACGCGGTGGAGCTGGGGAGGCTGGACGGGCTGGTGTCCATGTCCACCAACGTCGACGGCAagctgccgccgccgtcgttcAACCTGGACCAGCTGACGAGCATGTTCGCCGTCAACAACCTGTCGCAGGCCGACATGATTGCTCTATCCG CGGCGCACACGGTGGGGTTCGGGCACTGCAGCACGTTCGCGGACCGGATCCAGCCGCAGAAGGAGGACCCGACGATGAACGCGACGTACGCGGTGGACCTGCAGGCGGCGTGCCCGACGGGTGTGGACCCCAACATCGCGCTGCAGCTGGACCCCGTCACGCCGCAGGCCTTCGACAACCAGTACTTCGTCAACCTGGTGAACGGCCGCGGGCTCCTCACCTCCGACCAGGTGCTCTACTCCGACGCCCGGTCGCAGCCCACCGTGGTGGCGTGGGCGCAGAACGCCACCGACTTCGAGCTCGCCTTCGTCGACGCCATCACCAGGCTCGGCCGCGTCGGCGTCAAGACCGACCCGTCGCAGGGGAACATCCGCCGCGACTGCGCCTTCCTCAACTGA
- the LOC8086199 gene encoding peroxidase 50 gives MARPSASSKASSSSLVILAIVVAAASLAQPGAADLKLNYYASTCPNVETIVRGAVQQRVQATIRTVGSTVRLFFHDCFVEGCDASVLIDSTPGNQAEKDASDNKSLAPEGFDTVRSAKAAVEAACPGTVSCADVLALATRDAISMSGGPFFQVELGRLDGLSSRASSVPGQLPEPNQTMDQLLAVFKAHGLDMSDLVALSAAHSVGLAHCSKFANRLYSFQPGQPTDPTLNPKYAQFLQSKCPNGGADNLVLMDQASPAQFDNQYYRNLQDGGGLLGSDELLYTDNRTRPMVDSLANSTAAFNQAFADAIVRLGRVGVKSGRRGNIRKQCHVFN, from the exons ATGGCTAGGCCGTCGGCAAGCAGCaaggcgtcgtcgtcgtcgctggtGATCCTCGcgatcgtcgtcgccgccgcgtcCCTCGCGCAGCCCGGCGCGGCCGACCTGAAGCTGAACTACTACGCGAGCACCTGCCCCAACGTGGAGACCATCGTGCGCGGCGCGGTGCAGCAGAGGGTGCAGGCCACCATCCGCACCGTCGGCTCCACCGTCCGCCTCTTCTTCCACGACTGCTTCGTCGAGGGCTGCGACGCCTCGGTGCTCATCGACTCCACGCCCGGCAACCAGGCCGAGAAGGACGCCTCCGACAACAAGTCCCTCGCGCCCGAAGGCTTCGACACCGTGCGCAGCGCCAAGGCCGCCGTCGAGGCCGCCTGCCCTGGCACGGTCTCCTGCGCCGACGTGCTCGCCCTCGCCACTCGGGACGCCATCTCCATG AGTGGCGGGCCTTTCTTCCAAGTGGAGCTGGGCAGGCTGGACGGCCTGAGCTCCAGGGCCAGCAGCGTGCCAGGCCAGCTGCCCGAGCCGAACCAGACCATGGACCAGCTGCTGGCGGTCTTCAAGGCACACGGGCTCGACATGTCCGACCTCGTCGCGCTCTCAGCGGCGCACAGCGTGGGTCTGGCGCACTGCAGCAAGTTCGCGAACCGGCTGTACAGCTTCCAGCCGGGGCAGCCGACGGACCCGACGCTGAACCCCAAGTACGCGCAGTTCCTGCAGAGCAAGTGCCCCAACGGCGGCGCCGACAACCTGGTGCTCATGGACCAGGCCTCGCCGGCACAGTTCGACAACCAGTACTACCGGAACCTCCAGGACGGCGGCGGCCTGCTGGGCTCCGACGAGCTGCTCTACACCGACAACCGCACGCGCCCCATGGTGGACTCGCTGGCCAACAGCACCGCCGCCTTCAACCAGGCCTTCGCCGACGCCATCGTCAGGCTCGGCCGCGTCGGGGTCAAGTCCGGCAGGCGGGGCAACATCCGCAAGCAGTGCCACGTCTTCAACTGA
- the LOC8086200 gene encoding uncharacterized protein LOC8086200 translates to MASDPAGRLKLVKHYAEFEDFGGSQPRGIRRKPLLKRDAELDEVVSEDEWEDQFFKLVLDKINNAVGFSHGTSCREVPPGGPVRLPYSKGKQVSSSRPPKRSKSTS, encoded by the exons ATGGCGTCCGACCCGGCTGGAAGGTTGAAACTCGTTAAGCACTATGCCGAGTTCGAGGATTTTGGTGGATCACAGCCACGTGGCATCCGACGCAAACCACTCCTAAAG AGGGATGCAGAACTTGATGAGGTTGTTTCTGAAGATGAATGGGAGGACCAATTTTTTAAACTGGTCCTAGATAAAATTAACAATGCAGTTGGTTTCAGCCACG GTACTTCATGTAGGGAAGTACCACCTGGTGGACCGGTCCGGTTACCTTACTCAAAAGGGAAGCAAGTATCATCTTCAAGACCTCCAAAACGCAGCAAAAGCACATCGTAG